The proteins below are encoded in one region of Candidatus Methylomirabilota bacterium:
- a CDS encoding MqnA/MqnD/SBP family protein: MLIRVGHSPDPDDAFMFYALNSGKVKIPGITIEHVLEDIESLNRRARTGELEVTAVSAATYTLVHDRYRMMDPGASMGKGYGPILVAKGPIERAKLEEKVVAIPGSHTTAALLLRLYVGDPPTIEVAFDQIPRVVLEGQADLGLLIHEGQITHQRMGLHKVLDLGQEWEKESGLPLPLGINVMRRDLGEDTHRAISQGLRDAIDYAYANVDEALEYAMRYGRGIDKETCRRFVLMYVNDYTKRLGDDGRAALKRLYELAHARGLITSMPPVDPI; encoded by the coding sequence ATGCTCATTCGCGTCGGTCACAGTCCCGACCCCGACGACGCCTTCATGTTCTACGCGCTCAACTCCGGCAAGGTGAAGATCCCCGGCATCACCATCGAGCACGTGCTGGAGGACATCGAATCGTTGAATCGGCGCGCGAGGACCGGCGAGCTCGAGGTGACCGCGGTCTCCGCCGCCACCTACACCCTGGTGCACGACCGCTACCGGATGATGGATCCGGGAGCGTCCATGGGAAAGGGCTACGGTCCGATCCTGGTGGCCAAGGGGCCGATCGAGCGCGCGAAGCTCGAGGAGAAGGTCGTCGCCATCCCGGGCAGCCACACCACCGCCGCGCTCCTGCTGCGCCTCTACGTCGGGGACCCGCCCACCATCGAGGTGGCCTTCGACCAGATCCCGCGAGTGGTGCTGGAGGGCCAGGCCGACCTGGGCTTGCTCATCCACGAAGGCCAGATCACCCACCAGCGCATGGGCCTGCACAAGGTGCTCGACCTGGGGCAGGAGTGGGAGAAGGAGTCGGGGCTGCCGTTGCCCCTCGGCATCAACGTGATGCGCCGGGACCTGGGCGAGGACACCCACCGCGCGATCTCCCAGGGGCTTCGCGACGCGATCGACTACGCATACGCCAACGTCGACGAGGCGCTGGAGTACGCGATGCGCTACGGGCGCGGGATCGACAAGGAGACCTGCCGCCGCTTCGTGCTGATGTACGTCAACGACTACACCAAGCGGCTGGGCGACGACGGCCGGGCCGCCCTGAAGCGCCTCTACGAGCTGGCGCACGCGAGAGGGTTGATCACGTCCATGCCGCCGGTGGACCCGATCTAG
- the mqnC gene encoding cyclic dehypoxanthinyl futalosine synthase: MLEQIREKVENGKRLDRADGLWLLTDAPLLDLGSVAHEARLRRIPEARVTFVIDTNPNYTNVCITDCQFCAFYRRPGDKEAYTLTVDEVLAKVEFAVREGATTVLLQGGHNPVLPLQYYLDLVRETRRRFPSVTPHFFSASEIRTMSDVAGKPVPEVLALLKQAGQTSIPGGGAEVLSERTRRRIEPKKGGPAAWLDVHREAHRQGFRSTATMMYGHVEQPEDILDHLDSIRALQDEHGGFTAFVPWSFKPGNTLLEKWIKQYKGPNAYLRMLAVSRLYLDNFPHVQASWFSEGKRAGQVALSWGADDFGGTLFEENVHAAADFVNKTTVDEIITLIRDAGFTPAQRTTDYEIIRTY; the protein is encoded by the coding sequence ATGCTGGAGCAGATCCGCGAGAAGGTCGAGAACGGCAAGCGGCTGGACCGGGCCGACGGCCTCTGGCTGCTCACCGACGCCCCGCTGCTGGACCTGGGCAGCGTGGCCCACGAAGCTCGGCTGCGGCGGATCCCGGAGGCGCGCGTCACCTTCGTGATCGACACCAACCCGAACTACACCAACGTGTGCATTACCGATTGCCAGTTCTGCGCGTTCTACCGCCGGCCAGGCGACAAGGAGGCCTACACCTTGACGGTGGACGAGGTGCTGGCCAAGGTGGAGTTCGCGGTGCGGGAGGGCGCGACCACCGTGCTGCTTCAGGGCGGCCACAACCCGGTCCTGCCGCTGCAGTACTACCTCGACCTGGTGCGTGAGACGCGACGCCGATTTCCGTCGGTCACCCCGCACTTCTTCAGCGCCTCGGAGATTCGCACGATGTCCGATGTCGCGGGAAAGCCGGTGCCCGAGGTGCTGGCGCTGCTGAAGCAGGCCGGCCAGACGAGCATTCCGGGCGGCGGCGCCGAGGTGCTGTCCGAGAGGACTCGCCGGCGCATCGAGCCCAAGAAGGGCGGGCCGGCGGCGTGGCTGGACGTGCATCGCGAGGCCCATCGTCAGGGCTTCCGGTCGACCGCGACGATGATGTACGGGCACGTCGAGCAGCCGGAGGACATCCTCGACCATCTCGACTCGATCCGGGCGCTGCAGGACGAGCACGGCGGCTTCACCGCGTTCGTGCCCTGGTCTTTCAAGCCCGGCAACACCCTGCTCGAGAAGTGGATCAAGCAGTACAAGGGGCCGAACGCCTACCTGCGCATGCTGGCGGTGTCCCGCCTCTACCTCGACAACTTTCCGCACGTGCAGGCCTCGTGGTTCTCGGAAGGCAAGCGGGCCGGCCAGGTCGCGCTCTCGTGGGGGGCCGACGACTTCGGGGGGACGCTCTTCGAGGAGAACGTCCACGCGGCGGCCGACTTCGTGAACAAGACGACGGTGGACGAGATCATCACGCTGATCCGGGACGCGGGGTTCACACCCGCCCAGCGCACCACCGACTACGAGATCATCCGGACGTACTAG
- a CDS encoding menaquinone biosynthesis protein: MLRVGRIPYLNCEPFFHRLAGVELVDLIPRRLGEAMGAGELDAGPLSLMDYVRLESRLVPLPYGIGCATGARSVLVFADRVLADLAGARIGVTLETSTSVELLRVLLALRYAVEPAAWVGPEEPCDAQLLIGDQAIRRVTGGPPARHVIDLAVEWRDWTGLPFVFARWAIAARVPARERRRLESALDEALDRGLDALPEIAAARCELGWTRAEVESYLRNFTFRLGPDEEKGAAEFVRLRGQIGAA; the protein is encoded by the coding sequence GTGCTGAGGGTCGGGCGTATCCCCTACCTGAACTGCGAGCCGTTCTTCCACCGGCTCGCCGGGGTGGAGCTGGTGGATTTGATCCCGCGGCGCCTCGGGGAGGCGATGGGCGCGGGCGAGCTCGACGCGGGCCCGCTGTCGCTGATGGACTACGTTCGCCTCGAGTCCCGTCTCGTCCCCCTGCCCTATGGCATCGGCTGCGCGACCGGGGCGCGGAGCGTCCTCGTGTTCGCCGATCGGGTGCTGGCCGACCTCGCGGGCGCCCGTATCGGGGTCACCCTCGAGACCTCGACCTCGGTGGAGCTGCTGCGGGTGCTGCTGGCGCTGCGATACGCGGTCGAGCCCGCGGCCTGGGTCGGACCCGAGGAGCCGTGCGACGCGCAGCTGCTGATCGGCGACCAGGCCATCCGGCGGGTGACCGGCGGGCCGCCGGCGCGTCACGTGATCGATCTGGCGGTGGAGTGGCGGGACTGGACCGGCCTGCCGTTCGTCTTCGCGCGCTGGGCGATCGCGGCGCGGGTCCCGGCTCGGGAACGGCGCCGCCTCGAGAGCGCGCTCGACGAGGCGCTCGACCGGGGCCTCGACGCCCTGCCCGAGATCGCCGCGGCGCGCTGCGAACTCGGCTGGACCCGGGCAGAGGTCGAATCGTATCTGCGCAACTTCACCTTCCGCCTCGGTCCGGACGAGGAGAAGGGCGCCGCCGAGTTCGTCCGGCTCCGCGGCCAGATCGGAGCGGCCTGA
- the mqnE gene encoding aminofutalosine synthase MqnE has product MAVAATAPPRLRDDRLHPIWEKVQAGDRLSREDGLVLFQTPDLHGLGRMADFAKSRRHGDQVFFVLNRYINPTNVCVLSCSFCDFARKKGEPGAFENTIEDVLNMIKPGTREAHIVGGHHPDWPFEYFERLIEAIHHARPETQIKAFTAAEIDYFWRRWKIEPREALTRLKKVGLHSMPGGGAEIFSKRLQKLLHFTGKADAERWCEIHGIAHSLGIRTNATMLYGHVETREERVDHLLRLRQQQDLSGGFLTFIPLSYQTGNTKLVPRQTPPTDDLRTIAASRLLLDNFEHIEAYWVMLGEATASLALHFGASDVNGTLEDEKIAHMAQAASPAGLATEQILRIVRDAGKIPVERDALYSVVRVWS; this is encoded by the coding sequence ATGGCCGTTGCCGCCACCGCCCCGCCGCGCCTTCGCGATGACCGCCTGCATCCGATCTGGGAGAAGGTCCAGGCCGGTGATCGGCTGTCGCGAGAGGACGGACTCGTTCTTTTTCAGACCCCGGATCTCCACGGCCTCGGTCGCATGGCGGACTTCGCCAAATCCCGGCGTCACGGCGACCAGGTCTTCTTTGTGCTCAACCGCTACATCAATCCGACCAACGTATGTGTGCTCTCCTGCAGCTTTTGCGATTTTGCCCGGAAGAAGGGAGAGCCCGGCGCCTTCGAGAACACCATCGAGGACGTGCTGAACATGATCAAGCCGGGCACCCGCGAGGCCCACATCGTGGGCGGGCACCACCCGGACTGGCCGTTCGAGTACTTCGAGCGGCTGATCGAGGCCATCCACCATGCCCGGCCGGAGACCCAGATCAAGGCGTTCACCGCGGCCGAGATCGACTACTTCTGGCGGCGCTGGAAGATCGAGCCGCGCGAGGCCTTGACCCGGCTGAAGAAGGTGGGACTGCACTCGATGCCCGGCGGGGGGGCCGAGATCTTCTCGAAGCGGCTCCAGAAGCTGCTGCACTTCACGGGCAAGGCCGACGCCGAGCGCTGGTGCGAGATTCACGGCATCGCCCACTCCCTCGGCATCCGCACCAACGCCACGATGCTCTACGGGCACGTGGAGACCAGGGAGGAGCGCGTCGACCATCTCCTCCGGCTGCGGCAGCAGCAGGATCTCTCGGGCGGATTCCTCACCTTCATCCCGCTGTCGTACCAGACCGGCAACACCAAGCTGGTGCCGCGGCAGACCCCGCCCACCGACGACCTGCGGACCATCGCGGCCTCCCGGCTCTTGCTCGACAACTTCGAGCACATCGAGGCCTACTGGGTGATGCTCGGCGAGGCCACCGCGTCGCTGGCGCTCCACTTCGGGGCCTCCGACGTCAACGGCACCCTCGAGGACGAGAAGATCGCTCACATGGCGCAGGCGGCCAGCCCGGCCGGTCTCGCCACCGAGCAGATCCTTCGAATCGTGCGCGACGCCGGCAAGATCCCGGTGGAGCGCGATGCCCTCTACAGCGTCGTCCGGGTGTGGAGCTGA
- a CDS encoding carbohydrate ABC transporter permease codes for MRRRAGHRIAAAVGHRVLVLGFTAFAVFPFYWMLVTAFKQNADLYVGASNTAHNPFIFNRPPTLDHLRILFGNTLYLTWLFNTLWVGALVVLITLLLGVPAAYSLARLSGRWGERMSIGIFLTYLIPSTLLFIPFSRLVASLGLQNQLWALVLIYPTFTVPFCTWLLMGFLKTLPKEVEESAMVDGCSRLGAVGRVVLPLAVPGLLTVVIFALTLTIQEFVYSLTFISSVGRMTVSVGVPVALVRGDVYYWGSLMAACLITSVPLAILYNFFLDRFIAGFTVGALK; via the coding sequence ATGCGGCGGCGCGCCGGACACCGGATCGCGGCGGCGGTCGGCCACCGGGTCCTCGTGCTGGGTTTCACCGCCTTCGCGGTGTTCCCGTTCTACTGGATGCTGGTGACCGCCTTCAAGCAGAACGCGGACCTGTACGTGGGCGCCTCCAACACCGCGCACAACCCGTTCATCTTCAACCGGCCCCCTACCCTCGACCACCTCCGGATCCTGTTCGGCAACACGCTCTATCTCACGTGGCTGTTCAACACGCTCTGGGTTGGCGCGCTGGTCGTGCTCATCACCCTCCTGCTCGGGGTGCCCGCGGCCTACAGCCTGGCCCGGCTCAGCGGGCGATGGGGCGAGCGGATGTCGATCGGCATCTTCCTCACCTACCTGATTCCGTCGACGCTGCTCTTCATCCCGTTCTCACGCCTGGTGGCCTCCCTCGGGCTGCAGAACCAGCTGTGGGCCCTGGTACTGATCTATCCGACGTTCACGGTGCCGTTCTGCACGTGGCTGCTGATGGGCTTCCTCAAGACCCTGCCGAAGGAGGTCGAGGAGTCGGCCATGGTCGACGGCTGCAGCCGGCTGGGCGCCGTCGGCCGGGTGGTGCTACCGCTCGCCGTGCCCGGCCTTCTCACGGTCGTGATCTTCGCGCTCACCCTCACCATCCAGGAGTTCGTCTACAGCCTGACCTTCATCTCGTCCGTGGGGCGCATGACGGTCAGCGTGGGCGTGCCGGTGGCGCTGGTCCGGGGCGACGTCTACTACTGGGGGTCTCTGATGGCGGCCTGCCTGATCACCAGCGTGCCCCTGGCGATCCTGTACAACTTCTTCCTGGATCGGTTCATCGCCGGCTTCACGGTCGGCGCCCTCAAGTAG
- a CDS encoding sugar ABC transporter permease, with protein MSSTEIALARPAAAAVETLSRRDRRLGKILLAPALAYIFVLVAIPFLLAVLLSLTNSSAGSLEFSFVGLQNFRSVLSSAVFLRALRNTFVFTLVSQGLVIVMGNILARALMKPFRGKLLVRFLILLPWAAPISLATLGWLWIFDSTFSVINWMLKVVGWLGPGEWYYWLGDPVLGMVAIIIVHVWRMLPFSTVILLAGLTSIPKEVHEAADIDGAGALAKAFQITLPMMLPILTVAVLFGVVFTFTDMSVVYLLTRGGPFNSTHVLASLAFQDGVLGGDVGRGASVAIFLVPLLVVMAVVMLRLSRRAEVV; from the coding sequence ATGAGCAGCACCGAGATCGCCCTCGCCCGCCCAGCCGCCGCCGCGGTCGAGACCCTGTCCCGGCGCGACCGCCGGCTCGGCAAGATCCTCCTCGCGCCCGCGCTGGCCTACATCTTCGTCTTGGTGGCGATCCCGTTCCTGCTCGCGGTGCTCCTGAGCCTGACCAACTCGTCGGCCGGCAGCCTCGAGTTCTCCTTCGTGGGTCTGCAGAACTTCCGCAGCGTCCTGTCGAGCGCGGTCTTCCTGCGCGCGCTGCGAAACACGTTCGTCTTCACGCTGGTCAGCCAGGGGCTGGTCATCGTGATGGGCAACATCCTCGCGCGAGCGCTCATGAAGCCGTTCCGCGGCAAGCTCCTGGTGCGCTTCCTGATCCTGCTCCCGTGGGCCGCGCCGATCTCGCTCGCGACCCTCGGCTGGCTGTGGATCTTCGATTCGACGTTCTCGGTCATCAACTGGATGCTCAAGGTGGTGGGCTGGCTCGGCCCGGGCGAGTGGTACTACTGGCTCGGCGACCCGGTGCTCGGCATGGTGGCGATCATCATCGTGCACGTCTGGCGGATGCTGCCGTTCTCGACCGTGATCCTGCTCGCCGGGCTCACCTCGATCCCCAAGGAGGTCCACGAGGCGGCCGACATCGACGGCGCCGGCGCGCTCGCCAAGGCCTTCCAGATCACGCTGCCGATGATGCTGCCGATCCTGACGGTGGCCGTGCTCTTCGGAGTGGTGTTCACCTTCACCGACATGAGCGTGGTCTACCTGCTCACCCGCGGCGGTCCCTTCAACAGCACCCACGTGCTGGCGAGCCTGGCCTTCCAGGACGGCGTCCTGGGCGGCGATGTGGGCCGGGGCGCGTCGGTGGCCATCTTTCTGGTGCCGCTGCTCGTGGTGATGGCGGTGGTGATGCTGCGCCTCTCGCGCCGCGCCGAGGTGGTCTAG
- a CDS encoding extracellular solute-binding protein: MHSRRQFIVKGAKLVAAGAAAAAAGPSVFVRGAAAADKTLKVLQWAHFVPAYDKWFDPWAKDWGSKRGVEVTVDHVGFADVVPRATAEVAAQSGHDVHMFIGLASAFEEHVVDLKDVAANLEKKYGKPVELAHRSTYNAFTRKQFALSDMWVPDPGNFHKKVWTDIGMPSGPSTYEDLVKAGPEIRKAAPQMQIPIGIGLSQDIDSNMAVRNILWCHGGSIQDKDGNVVLNSAETLKALEYAKRLYSVGMNQAVLSWNAASNNQAFNAQETAYILNSISAYRTAQDNKLPVLDNYFFTPALKGPTGIQLASEHVMSGYVVWKFSKSQDIAKEFLVALVDASRESMLASKLYNFPSFYGAAAEPNTPIAKKNDSGAAWIAKQCNADPFGSQPGDKLSLLSKALPWSTNLGYPGFANPAEGEIFDTYVITDMFAKAATGAMSPKDALAEANTRCKEIFAKWRKKNMVAGGSKDR; this comes from the coding sequence ATGCACAGTCGCAGGCAGTTCATCGTCAAGGGCGCCAAGCTGGTCGCGGCTGGCGCCGCCGCGGCGGCGGCCGGCCCTAGCGTATTCGTCCGGGGCGCGGCGGCGGCCGACAAGACCCTGAAGGTCCTGCAGTGGGCACACTTCGTGCCTGCCTACGACAAGTGGTTCGACCCGTGGGCGAAGGACTGGGGGTCCAAGCGCGGGGTCGAGGTGACGGTGGACCACGTGGGCTTCGCCGACGTGGTGCCGCGGGCCACCGCGGAGGTTGCGGCGCAGTCGGGCCACGACGTCCACATGTTCATCGGGCTCGCGAGCGCCTTCGAGGAGCACGTGGTCGACCTCAAGGACGTCGCGGCCAACCTGGAGAAGAAGTACGGCAAGCCGGTCGAGCTGGCCCACCGCAGCACCTACAACGCGTTCACCAGGAAGCAGTTTGCGCTGTCCGACATGTGGGTCCCGGATCCGGGCAACTTCCACAAGAAGGTATGGACGGACATCGGGATGCCGAGCGGACCGTCGACCTACGAGGATCTCGTCAAGGCGGGCCCCGAGATCAGGAAGGCCGCTCCCCAGATGCAGATCCCGATCGGCATCGGCCTCTCCCAGGACATCGACTCGAACATGGCGGTGCGCAACATCCTCTGGTGCCACGGCGGCTCCATCCAGGACAAGGACGGCAACGTCGTCCTCAACTCGGCCGAGACTCTCAAGGCCCTGGAGTACGCCAAGCGCCTGTACTCGGTCGGCATGAACCAGGCGGTGCTGTCGTGGAACGCGGCCTCCAACAACCAGGCATTCAACGCCCAGGAGACCGCGTACATCCTGAACTCCATCTCCGCCTACCGGACCGCGCAGGACAACAAGCTCCCGGTGCTCGACAACTACTTCTTCACCCCGGCGCTCAAGGGTCCGACCGGGATCCAGCTCGCCTCCGAGCACGTCATGAGCGGCTACGTGGTCTGGAAGTTCTCCAAGAGCCAGGACATCGCCAAGGAGTTCCTGGTGGCCCTGGTCGACGCCTCCCGCGAGTCGATGCTCGCGAGCAAGCTCTACAACTTCCCGTCGTTCTATGGCGCGGCCGCCGAGCCCAACACCCCGATCGCCAAGAAGAACGACTCCGGCGCGGCCTGGATCGCCAAGCAGTGCAACGCCGATCCCTTCGGCTCCCAGCCCGGCGACAAGCTCTCACTGCTGTCGAAGGCGCTGCCGTGGTCGACCAATCTGGGCTACCCCGGCTTCGCCAATCCGGCGGAGGGCGAGATCTTCGACACCTACGTGATCACCGACATGTTCGCCAAGGCCGCGACCGGCGCGATGTCCCCGAAAGACGCGCTCGCCGAGGCCAACACCCGCTGCAAGGAGATCTTCGCGAAGTGGCGGAAGAAGAACATGGTCGCCGGCGGCTCCAAGGACCGGTAG
- a CDS encoding MaoC/PaaZ C-terminal domain-containing protein, whose product MSEEPVAYFDDIRLGEEYVSPGRTVTEADIVIFAGLSGDYNVLHTDAEHMKASLFGERIAHGLLGLSIQQGLLDRVVPGQAVGPLASVKWKFKGPIKIGDTIHVEARVSAKKDGERPESGVVTVERRVVNQRGEVVQEGETDHVVARRPA is encoded by the coding sequence GTGAGCGAAGAGCCCGTCGCCTACTTCGACGACATCCGGCTCGGTGAGGAGTACGTCTCGCCCGGTCGCACTGTGACCGAGGCCGACATCGTGATCTTCGCGGGGCTGAGCGGCGACTACAACGTCCTCCACACCGACGCCGAGCACATGAAAGCGTCCCTGTTCGGCGAGCGCATCGCCCACGGGCTGCTCGGACTCTCCATCCAGCAGGGGCTGCTCGACCGCGTGGTGCCCGGGCAGGCGGTGGGCCCGCTCGCGTCGGTGAAGTGGAAGTTCAAGGGGCCGATCAAGATCGGCGACACCATCCACGTGGAGGCGCGCGTTTCCGCCAAGAAGGACGGCGAGCGGCCGGAATCCGGCGTGGTCACGGTGGAGCGCCGGGTGGTCAACCAGCGCGGCGAGGTGGTCCAGGAAGGCGAGACCGACCACGTCGTCGCGCGCCGGCCCGCCTGA
- a CDS encoding polysaccharide deacetylase family protein, with translation MIRAAWRLAGAVPAVWGAYTWGSHLLTVGSIWRGARDRRAVTLTFDDGPDPEWTPRVLDVLEREGVRGAFFLIGRRADRAAPVTRRIAEAGHDLGNHTWSHTSLWRCGPSETARQIAQGHVAISDAAGRAPAFFRPPWGKTNLAMFATLRRCGVPCVFWTVQPEGRRPVTPAEQARRGTARARAGAIYDLHDADGVPGAGARLVAYLPALITGLRAAGYSLVPLRDLL, from the coding sequence GTGATCCGTGCGGCCTGGCGGCTGGCCGGCGCGGTGCCCGCGGTCTGGGGCGCCTATACGTGGGGATCGCACCTGCTCACCGTCGGCTCGATCTGGCGAGGCGCGCGCGACCGCCGGGCGGTCACGCTCACCTTCGATGACGGCCCGGATCCGGAGTGGACGCCGCGCGTGCTCGACGTCCTGGAGCGGGAGGGGGTGCGCGGCGCGTTCTTCCTCATCGGCCGCCGCGCCGATCGCGCCGCGCCGGTGACCCGCCGCATCGCCGAAGCCGGCCACGACCTCGGCAACCACACCTGGAGCCACACGAGCCTGTGGCGCTGCGGGCCGAGCGAGACCGCGCGCCAGATCGCCCAGGGCCACGTCGCGATCTCGGACGCCGCGGGCCGGGCGCCCGCGTTCTTCCGGCCACCGTGGGGCAAGACCAATCTGGCGATGTTCGCCACGCTACGCCGCTGCGGCGTGCCGTGCGTGTTCTGGACGGTACAGCCGGAAGGCCGCCGGCCGGTGACGCCGGCCGAGCAGGCGCGGCGCGGCACCGCGCGGGCGCGCGCCGGGGCGATCTACGACCTGCACGACGCGGATGGAGTGCCCGGCGCGGGCGCGCGCCTCGTGGCGTATCTCCCCGCGCTCATCACGGGGTTGCGGGCCGCGGGCTACTCGCTGGTCCCCCTCCGCGACCTGCTGTAG